The genomic stretch GAGATGTGGCCACAGAGTTGTGATTTCATTAAAGGAGTTTCTCATCTCTGCTGGGGTTTCACTGGGAAGGAGAGAACGCAGCTGGACGCTTACTGTCCCCATGTCCCCAGTGGTCTGTGAGCCTGCATGTAGGTTCagtctccctccgtctctgcgGAGCATCTGCTCTGAGCAGCCTGGGCTTTGCACCTCCCGTTCAGAGGAGTGGGTTTGAACAGTCCCATAACTAATTGGAGCCGGATTCATTTTTTATTTGGGCGTGTGATAGGTTTGCTTTGCTgagattctctctctccctccccagggCTGGAGAGTGGGCCCGTGACTCTGAAAGAGCCCGCATCTGTACAGGAGATCGATGACACTGAACAAATCATTCTGCAGTGCCTGATTGATGGGCACCCGAGGTGAGCTAGtaatctctctgtctgtatttctctctctatttctctccgtACGTCTAGCCTTCTAGTCTGCAATAAATCACATTTAACAAAAAACTGCAGGACTTGCATCATGGTAAAAGATCATAAAAGTTGACATACGATGCAATAAGAAAAAACGTTTTGGAAAAGAAGGTATATTATCATCATAAAATACCTAAGCACACAGAATGAAACTTTTTAATAAtgaaaacataacataatataaaagttttattaaatgtgcTTTTGAAAATACTCTTGGGCAGACCAAACAGTAAATGGTACAAAGATGGTGTACAGAAGGCCAATAAGGAGAGAAGCCTCACTCTGAGAAACCCCGCCCCCTCAGACTCTGGTACCTACAGCTGTTGTGCACGCAATGGTGCGGGTCACGTCTGCAGCAACACCAACTTCACCCTCAACATTATAGGTGGGTGATCTCTGGGTGGCTGTGCGCATGCAAGATGTTTATTAAAAGGGTTTATTATGGATATATTtgtggagtttgtgtgtgtactgactttgtatgtgtatgtcctGGTGAGTTTGAGAGGCTGTGCTTTAGTGAGTGGAGACTAAGAGAGTTCCCAGTGCACTTTGGAAATAAACTTTAggcttctctcacacacacacacacacacacacacacacacacacacacacacacacacacaccgtattgGATTTGCACTTTTAGACATACAACATCATGTTGATgaaggggtgtgagtgtgtgtatgcaggtgCGTGAGGTTTTCTTGGCCCAGTAAAAGCAGAAAGTGGAAACACGCCATCTTTTGCCACCTCTTCCATTATCGCCCTGCGACCTGCCCTTAGTGGTGCCTGTGTGTGGAGCACCGGGACCCCAGTGTGCCCGCGGAGGAGATCAAAGAGCATATAgagaagaagtgtgtgtgtgtgtgtgtgtgtgtgtgagtgatttagTTAGGTCAAGGTGAGCGGTGAACCTCTTTGCCAAGTGACTCATAACTCACTGCTGTCAGCAGCCTTTAATAGTGCAGGTTATGAGGgatgtgtgtgcacacaggtgtgtgagagtttgaatgtgtgtgtgcatgtgcgtattTTCTGTTTATCTCTATCCtaatgtttatttttgtcttGCGTTCCACTACTGTTGGTTAACGCTGTTGTTACAGCGAAATGCCAGCACACGTAACACGTTTCTCTGGCTCAGATAAGACGGTCCCTCGTGTGGTGGTAGCTCCAGAGGACCAGGTGGTCTTCAGAAACGAGGAGGCTGTGTTCCACTGCCAGTTCTCAGCCAAACCTCCACCTGTGCTAGAGTGGCTCCATGAAGATGAGCCTGTTGTCAACAAGTCACGGTCAGTCAggactcctcctctcctctcctcccctctcctctcctcccaactcctcccctctcctctcctcccctctcctcccatctcctctcctctcttctcttctcttttacACCCCtggaatgtatttattttaggcTTTCTGTTATATTGGAGCTGTAACTGACATGGACATCTCAGACCTAAAAGTATTGTGGAAGGCTTGCCATGGGTTCTCTCTCTGGTGCCTGATCTTTGGGTGAATTCTGAGGTGTGAGAATTCGGCCGAGGCTGACCAAGGCCCTGCAGTTCAAACCACCAGGCACCTCCttcgtgtgcgtgcgtgtgtgtgtgtgtgtgttttacaatcATGCCATAATCACATCATGTATTTATAATATGATTATATTGTCATAATACATATTACAAACctttaaaaatgcacatttgtCCAAATCATATACAGTTCTGTAAATGTGTCCATAATACCAGAAGGGTTGAGAGTGGGAGGAGCACTTTATTAAATAATCTATTGTATTTCACAAAACTCTGAAAGTACTCTGGGATGGTAGTGTTGATCTGTGTCTGTTCTGACTACAGCATCACAGTTGTTTTTATTCCAGACTGAATGTTCTTAACGGTTTCCTCTCGCTGTGCTCCAGAGAGCCGGAGGGGGCAGCCCATGTGGGAATACTTTCATCTAATTTGATTCTTCTTTCCCTGTTCCGTTCGGAGCGGAGCTGCATATTTCTGCAGCGAGGTCTTTGTGGTTGGGGACAGGGGGCCGAGTTGCAGAAGTGAAGGAGTTCTTGCACAGGTTATGCTAACAAAACCAGCAAGCCAACCTGGGAGAGGTGCTAATGCCCGATCCAGAATATTTCCTTTAGGTCTTCTGTCCTGAAACTAACTTGCttgctgtctctctttctctcttgactgtctctctcttcggTCTCTTTGTGTCTCTGTCTTCTTTTTCAGTCTCTGTATCAGACTAAACAACACAACAGATTTATCGTTCTTGGCTGTTTTTGATAtttatctgtctgtgtgtgtgtgtgtgtgtgtgtgtgtgtgtgtgtgtgtgtgtgcattcgttCGTTCTTTTCCAGGGTGATATTGTATAATAATGGCACCCTGCGCATCACCCAGGTAAAACCTCGAAGCACTGGCCAGTACAGGTGTGTGGCTCGCTATGGAAACGACAAGCAGGTGCATGTAGAAGCCACCCTGCACATTGCAGGTAagagcgaacacacacacacttacagtctTTCACTCACACCCAAATACATCTGTAGAGGGCCAGGAGAGATAAGTGTTGGAGTGGagtgaggagaggtgggggtggaggagttggtggaggtgggtgagttggtgggggtggagtattCACACACTCATGGACACGTCTCTTGTTGACTGGAAGTCTACATCTTTGCTGATTCTTTAATTGCCTTAGTAACATCTGCTTCACTAGAGAATGCTCCTCAACACCCCCTGTGCCACAtctactgtcacacacacacacacacacacacacctcttcacacctgcacacactcctctccctacactcctaccctatctacacacacacacacacacacacacacacacctcttcacacctgcacacacactcctctccctacactcctaccctatctacacacacacacacacacacacacacacacacacacacacacacacacctgcacacacactcctctccctacactcctaccctatctacacacacacacacacacacacacacacacacacctcttcacacctgcacacacactcctctccctacactcctaccctatctacacacacacacacacacacacacacacacacacctgcacacacactcctctccctaCACTCCTACCCTAGCCACTCTACtcccttacaaacacacaccacctcctacatgAATACTCTGCCCCCTATTGCACATACACTCCACCCTTATATGCACATTCTACCCCACATGTAAACTCCACCCTTATATTAACATTCTACCCCACATGTAAACTCCACCATTATATTAACATTCTACCCCACATGTAAACTCCACCATTATATTAACATTCTACCCCACATGTAAACTCCACCATTATATTCACATTCTACCCCACATGTAAACTCCACCATTATATTCACATTCTACCCCACATGTAAACTCCACCATTATATTCACATTCTACCCCACATGTAAACTCCACCATTATATTCACATTCTACCCCACATGTAAACTCCACCATTATATTCACATTCTACCCCACATGTAAACTCCACCATTATATTCACATTCTACCCCACATGTAAACTCCACCATTATATTCACATTCTACCCCACATGTAAACTCCACCCTTATATTAACATTCTACCCCACATGTAAACTCCACCATTATATTCACATTCTACCCCACATGTAAACTCCACCATTATATTCACATTCTACCCCACATGTAAACTCCACCCTTATATTAACATTCTACCCCACATGTAAACTCCACCATTATATTCACATTCTACCCCACATGTAAACTCCACCATTATATTCACATTCTACCCCACATGTAAACTCCACCATTATATTCACATTCTACCCCACATGTAAACTCCACCCTTATATGCACATTCTACCCCACATGTAAACTCCACCATTATATTCACATTCTACCCCACATGTAAACTCCACCATTATATTCACATTCTACCCCACATGTAAACTCCACCATTATATTCACATTCTACCCCACATGTAAACTCCACCATTATATTCACATTCTACCCCACATGTAAACTCCACCATTATATTCACATTCTACCCCACATGTAAACTCCACCATTATATTCACATTCTACCCCACATGTAAACTCCACCATTATATTCACATTCTACCCCACATGTAAACTCCACCATTATATTAACATTCTACCCCACATGTAAACTCCACCATTATATTCACATTCTACCCCACATGTAAACTCCACCCTTATATGCATGCTAAACCCAACAGGACAATCTCTACATTTTCGTTCCAAGCCAAACAAACACAGTCCAATTTGCACACACATTCTTCACACCTACGTCTACACAAACATAGTCTGCATGTTCTTTCAACCTGCCCCTTAGATAACATTCCTGACTGAAGAGGAGTTCTGTTGGCCCTGGCTCCACCTACAGTGCTGGTGAAGATCAGATCACAGACATCTCTGTCTGATCTCTCTGTGGAATTAAATGGCATTATTCCATACCAGAGTAAAAGTATTTAGGCTCAAATGTAAGCAATGTACATAGTAGCTTCAGATTCTACCTCTCCTAcatctctatctgtctctgacTTGAATGTATTTAGTTCTACACCAAAATTACTTGCAAAAAAAATAGTGGTGATTCTATTGCAGTGGTTGAACTTGAAACAGGTCATACATAatccagaccccccccccccccccctttctgtaGAAATAGAGGAGATGGGTGGCAGAATGTCAAGATTCTTCTCCCCTAACCAAATGGAGCGCGTGTCATGTGACCCGCCGCGGGGCCGCCCAGTTCCAGACatgtggtgggagtgggggggcaAGAGGGTGCCATCTGAGGGTCGGGTGCACCAGCAGGGCGGAGACCTGATCTTCAACCCTGCCGAGGTCGTGGACACGGGCACGTACACCTGCGTGGCCCAGAACAAGGCGGGCCAGAGACGACAGGAAGTCAGCGTGACGGTGGCAGGTAGAgttccctcctcctccctccacctccaccaaacGTGTGTAGTCTCACCTCGTCTCGAGTGCAGCAGTAAGACCTCGTAACAGTGTGTGCAGTTTCAACTGAACTGAAACTACTCTATAGCTCCAGAACAACCATCTCTTGGTCCATCAGGCCTCCCGGAGTGGGCCACTCGGCCCCAGGATACTCACCTGGAGGAGGGCCTGCCAGGGTACCTACACTGCCACGTCCAGACCACGCCCCCAGCACAGGTCACCTGGATGCGCAACACGCAGGAGATCCTGGAAGAGGTCAGGCTCCTCTAGAGGAACAATTTATCAACTTGTACATCTTACTATTTTATTCATTTCCAGGTCGTTTTCATTAAAAGATATGGCTATATCTGTAAAAGCCCTTCCAAAAATGTCAGTGTGAAATGTTTCTAATTTACCTTGGTCAATTCTGTAGGAGCAGCGGTGCAGTTCAAACCAATTTAATTCCATTAGATTCAGGGCTCTGCGTCCCCAAAGCCCTGTATGAATAAGAGCAGCTCATTAACACCGGGAACATTCGGAGATGGCGTTTTCTTTTAATAACAGCCCTTGTGCGTCTGGGCTTTAGGACTTGTTCAGTTCAGGTCAATTCAACTGGATTCAATTTGAATTCATTTTATGTTTTGTATGCGGTGCAGTGTGTAAGAGGATATTACACATTACGCATATGTTTGAGAATATTCATCAGGTGTAATGTTGTCAAAACAATGCTGGTAACATTCATGTTTAAGCAAATATAGAAAAGACAAAGGAAACAGTGACTCTGATGGTTGTATTTGTAATAATTATACTGGGAGCATTACATTTATAAACACTTGTACTCTTGCATTAATAACAACAATACAGTCATAACAGGAATAAgaatgtgtggcgtgtgtgcaGGACTCTCGGTTTAAGCTTTACTCTAACGGGACTCTGAGGATAAACAGTGTGGAGGTTTATGATGGCGTGGTCTACACCTGCCGCTGCAGGACTGTGGGAGGTGTCCTGACAGGACAGGCTAAGGTCTTCGTCCTTGGTAAGCTCCTTGGCATGTGTGCCGGTTCATGCCAGTTTGtgtgtgccatgtgtgtgtttgcactcaTCTGTGCATCCATGTGGAGTATTGTGTGCTGTATGtggcagtaatgtgtgtgtgtgtgtgtgcgtgttccaGAGAGGCTGAagttcacccccaccccccaggccTCACAGTGCCTGCAGCTGGATAAAGAAGCCATGGTCCAGTGCTCTGCTACAGGGCGAGAGGCCCCTACTATACACTGGACCAGAGCAGGTGAGAGAGGCACAGCCAGCTCCTGTATGAGTGAGAGCAACAGAACCGGTCGGTTGGACTGTAGTGGTGTTACTTTTGTAGGTCATACCACTTGTAAGTCAAGGTTATATATAATCATGTCCTAtactatatctctctctctctgtctctctctctctctctctgtatgtgtgtgtctctctctctctctctctctctctctctgtatgtctctctctctctctctctctctctctctctctctctctctctcatatatatagaTGGCAGTGCTGTCCCCTCTCATGTGGTGCAGAGAAACGGTGCTATGTACTTCCGGAACGTTTCACGCAGTGATGCAGGGAACTACACCTGTGTGGCCAGTAACCGCCTGCAGGGGGAGATACGCGCCTACGTCTCCCTCACCGTGGGAGGTGTGTTTATGCCTGGGGCGCTCGTGGAGATGCTCCATGGAGAAACGGACAGCTGGTTACATAAGGAAACTCAGGCTGCTGGTCTTTTTAGTAGTTCTTCAAGGAATGTGAATGTTATTTTACTATCCACTAATGCCCTTTGTACCAGCAAAAGCTAGAATCAGTCTTGCAGTTCCTTCATTTCTGAAGACATGTAATTAACAGACCCTTCTGTGTGCTCATGCAGACGGATGGACAGGCTAGCACCTTGtagagcaggggtcaccaacctttttgaaactgggagctacttcttggagaccaattattgcggagggctaccagatgaaTTCGCATCAATCTAACGAAaagttgtgggggggggtgtgcgagtgtcaattgctaagcgggaagaccgctagcaaccgcggacaatctataatagtagcaaaaacataaacgatgcagcgctttggtgcatggcactatagtgagctatttttaaaacaagcccgcgggcgactcgtgacgtcctcgcgggcgacatgggcaccacgttggtgacccctgtgaGGAACCTTTTTTTCTAAGAAGCATTatttacagacagacagatgcagGCAGACTATTCGTTATTTAACCACACAGCTTTTGCTCGTCTGCTAATGGTGATGTTAACACCAAGATGATCCATTCCCAGGCAGCACATATGCTGATAAATATGCAAGTTCCTGTAGACAACAGCATCTGCTGAATGATTGAAATATTTTTCCTTTAACCTCATCTTCTTAAAATAGATCCCTTTAGCTTGTGTTTCTTGTGTGTCTTCTTTTGAAAGTGTAGGTTAAAGGTTAGACAAGGCACAGTCTTGCTGTAGCAGCTCTGACACACCTCCAGGTTGACTTGTCTGGTCTGACGCTACTCAGCATTACTGACGGGCCTTTATGGGTTGGACCCAGACATCCTTTATGTCTGCAGAACATGCTCACCTCGCTGCTGCCCCACTGCTCTCTGACCCCTGCCCCTTTAACCCCTCCCCAGTGCATATTGAGTTTAAGCTGGAACCCGAGTACACCACAGTATACCAGGGCCACACCGCCATGCTGCACTGCCAGCCGACCGGAGACCCCCCGCCGTACATCCAGTGGATGGTCAAAGACAAGGCGCTGTCCTTTATTTCTGGCaggtctgtctctctccgtgtctgtgtgtctctctttctgtctctctgtcccttttcCTGTAATGTAATGTTTTTCTCCACTTCCTGTTCTTGTCGTGTTCCATGTCTCTTggcatggtgtttgtgtggtattgagTGAAGTGGTcctttggtgtttgtgtggtattgagTGAAATGGGcctttggtgtttgtgtggtattgagTGAAATGGGcctttggtgtttgtgtggtattgagTGAAGTGGTcctttggtgtttgtgtggtattgagTGAAATGGGcctttggtgtttgtgtggtattgagTGAAGTGGGcctttggtgtttgtgtggtattgagTGAAGTGGGcctttggtgtttgtgtggtattgagTGAAGTGGGcctttggtgtttgtgtggtattgagTGAAATGGGcctttggtgtttgtgtggtattgagTGAAATGGTcctttggtgtttgtgtggtattgagTGAAATGGGcctttggtgtttgtgtggtattgagTGAAGTGGTCCTTTGGTGTTTTTAGACCTGCTGTGTCATGCAGTTGTTCCCTCATTCTAAGAGGTCTAATTCAACTCATCAGCTCATTGTCGAGCCCTTCATCACTGGAGttaccctcctcttcctcaggctCCAGAAGATGCCCAATGGGACCCTGGTCATTAGTGATGTCACTAAGGATGACACAGGACAGTACACTTGCATCGCTGGCAATAGCTGTAGCATCAGAGATCGTATGACAAAACTTTATGTTGTGGGTGAgttacaaacacataacacataacacacacacacacacacacacacacaaacagacaagcatacacactcacagttTTGTATTACATGTGGCATTTCCATTAACTTGTTACTTTAGCTAAAATACTATTCCCATCCCTATCCTCGCTACCGTAACCGTtaagtttttcaaataaaagctgCATTTTCCACACATCCACTGTGATGGCCATTCAGGTATTCCCATCAGGTTAAAAAATTCACTGTTTCCTGTCAACATGGGAACATTTGGTCTGTACAGGAAGATGTTGCTCACACATTCTTGGTCATTTTTGAGCTTTTTCATTACAACAGAAGAACCTTTCAGGATTTACTCAGCAAGGCAGATTTGATGAGTCTATAAAGCACTTCATGGCACATTAGAGCAGGACACGGACaacaaacacacgcatacacacacacacacacactcacacacgcacaccccccTCGGATCCCCAACAAAGCCCCATAAAGCTTCCAGTCTATTTCACTGAGTTACTGAGGAATTCTCCTCTGATGCCAAATCTGCGTTTTGTACCGCTCACTTAAGCTCAACTTGATCAAACTTAAATCAAAAGTCCAGTGAGATGAAAAAGAATGAAGTTAATCTGTGGGGTCATGTGACCTTATTACTTAAAAAGCATAAAGCATTTTTGTGGCACCATGTGTACCACAGGATGTCTGAAGCTGGCTTTACTAGTACAGTATACAgtctccttctccaccctctctgatTCCACTCATCCTCATTAATTTCCAGGTGAAATCAAATATGTTGGGGCAGAGGTAGTGCTGATATTGTGTTTGAGTATGACTTTTGGTTTGAGAGCCGCCTTCTCAGTAACAGAAGAGAATGCTGGGTAACGGTTTCTCCACTCCGACTACAGATAAGCCAAAGCCCACCCGTGAGGAAGACGAGGGCAAGACACCCTACAAGATGATCCAGACCATTGGCCTGTCTGTGGGGGCGGCAGTGGCATACATCATCGCCGTGCTGGGCCTCATGTTCTACTGCAAGCAGAGACGTAACGCCAAGAGACTGCAGAAGGGACAGGAAGGCCCGGAGCCTGAGATGGAGTGCCTTaatggtgcgtgtgtgagcgcgtgtgtgtaaCAGTCGAATCTGTTTCTCATGCTGTTTATCTACTTGTATGGTAGTTGCTGTCTTTACAGGGAActagtatgtatgtgtgttgtgtgtgttgtgtgtgtgtgtgtgtgtgtgtgtgtgtgtgtgtgtgtgtgtgtgtgtgtgtgtgtgtgtgtgtgtactgtaaatAGGTCTATAAACGATTTGGTCCATGTGTGGTTTATAAATCACTCTTTACCTTCATGTGTTTTACTATCCGGGTTTCTATTCCCACACATAACAAGGTGTTGGTGACATTAGTCTTTGTTACCTGTGCTACTTCCACACAGAGAGGTTTTATAATGGCTTGCTGGCTTAGGATGTTCCTAAAATGAGAAATTGTGCCATCTTGTGGTTGTAAAAGGCAGAGCATGTGATCCCAGCCACAGGCTGTGCTCAATGGTAATGAAGAACACGGCTGTTTTTGCTTCTGGCAGGAAACTGAGCGTTTTGTTTCCATTTGGCAGGATTAGGGCCGTCAGGCAGCTGCTCTGTGCAGTGGCTTTGGTTAGGCGGTTGTACATAAAGTCTGGCTATTGAGCTCTGCAGCAGAATTTCTACCGCTAATCCTCATATAATGGCTTCGTAGTTGCCTTTAATTATCAGCGGAGTTGATGATAATCACAGATCTGTAGAGAGACACTCGAGGGTACCCATGAGCACCTTACTGGGGAGAAGTGTTCCAGTAAAAGATATTACGGCTTTTAAAATTCACTTGTATTTCTAATTTGGTTTACTGATATAATAAATAGTACTATTATTCAGAACCCATTATGCAAATGATCTATGCCTACATGTGTTTCTTTTTGGCAATGTACATAGGCAATTATAGTAATATTGCTAGAAGTATTAAATGCATTTTCTTCATCCCTAATGTTGATGATAATCATTTTAAATTGCCTGCAGTGATTTAGGATATTTTTGTAGCCTTTCAGGCCAGTTGTCAC from Brachyhypopomus gauderio isolate BG-103 chromosome 15, BGAUD_0.2, whole genome shotgun sequence encodes the following:
- the ptk7b gene encoding inactive tyrosine-protein kinase 7, with the translated sequence MDVSARTDARRPEPSKRSTSFCDIRRWIHLPNRIGTFFAIAIFCTEALWVQASSLHFSKEPQSQDALHGRSAMLRCEVSGAPHVNYSWLQDGQRVLPSERRFLEGGNLKFAAVDRLLDAGNFQCEATSLADGEVVTSAVASFNIKWLESGPVTLKEPASVQEIDDTEQIILQCLIDGHPRPNSKWYKDGVQKANKERSLTLRNPAPSDSGTYSCCARNGAGHVCSNTNFTLNIIDKTVPRVVVAPEDQVVFRNEEAVFHCQFSAKPPPVLEWLHEDEPVVNKSRVILYNNGTLRITQVKPRSTGQYRCVARYGNDKQVHVEATLHIAEIEEMGGRMSRFFSPNQMERVSCDPPRGRPVPDMWWEWGGKRVPSEGRVHQQGGDLIFNPAEVVDTGTYTCVAQNKAGQRRQEVSVTVAGLPEWATRPQDTHLEEGLPGYLHCHVQTTPPAQVTWMRNTQEILEEDSRFKLYSNGTLRINSVEVYDGVVYTCRCRTVGGVLTGQAKVFVLERLKFTPTPQASQCLQLDKEAMVQCSATGREAPTIHWTRADGSAVPSHVVQRNGAMYFRNVSRSDAGNYTCVASNRLQGEIRAYVSLTVGVHIEFKLEPEYTTVYQGHTAMLHCQPTGDPPPYIQWMVKDKALSFISGRLQKMPNGTLVISDVTKDDTGQYTCIAGNSCSIRDRMTKLYVVDKPKPTREEDEGKTPYKMIQTIGLSVGAAVAYIIAVLGLMFYCKQRRNAKRLQKGQEGPEPEMECLNGDAVQQNGQTTAEIQEEVALTNLGTMAITEKRQSNTDKLHFPRVNLQTITTLGKGEFGEVFLAKARGIEESEEETVVLVKSLQSRDELAQADFRRQADMFSKLNHSNVVRLLGLCRDTEPHYTILEYVDLGDLKQFLRISKSKDEKLKPQPISSKTKLSICAQVAAGMEHLSNQRFVHKDLAARNCLISSQRQVKVSALGLSKDVYNSEYYHHRQAWIPLRWLPSESVFDDDFSTKSDAWAFGVLMWEVFSHGDLPYAPLSHEEVLEGLQAGTLKLPAPEGCASKVYKVMTRCWAKSVKERPSFSELLQALADIPLDSKV